The following DNA comes from Longimicrobium sp..
CGCAAGTGGTGGAAGCGGCTGCGCGGCATCCGCCTGCTCACCGCGCTGGGCGGCGGCGAGGACGTCGTCCCCCCGCTCTTCCGCGATCCCCATCCCGCCGTGCGTGCGGAAGCTGCCGAGTGGGCGGGGCAGAACCCCACGCCGGGCGTCATCCGCCGCCTCATCCTCCTCCTCGAATATCCCGAGGCGGTGGGAAGCTGGGTGCTGCGCGACTCGCTCATCCGCATCGGCCCGCCGGCGATCGACCCGCTGGCCGCGTACCTGGAGACGCACGGCGGCGAGCAGGCCGAGGCCGCGCTCGAGGTGGCCACCGGCCTGGCCGACCCGCGCTTCGCCGCGGCGGCCGAGCGGCTGTGCGGGGATGCCGACCCCGTCTGCCGCGCGCGCGCCGTCGCGCTCGCCGGCGCCATCGGCGGTGACGCGCTGGTGCGGCGCGCCGTCGGGCTGCTGGACGACGCCGAGCCCTCGGTCCGCGCCGCCGCGGCGGCCGCGCTGGGGCGGCTGGGGCACTGGCCCGCCGCCGCCCGGCTCGCGCGGATGCTGCGCGACCCCGCCTGGGTGGTGCGCAGCCAGAGCGCGCTGGCGATGCGGCGGCTGGGGAGCCCGGGGCAGCTGCTCCTTCGCCGCGCGCTGGACGACCGCGACCGCTTCGCCGCCGACATCGCGCGGCAGGTGCTGGACATGCCCGAAACCACCACCGAGCGGGACCAGTGGCGATGAGCCCGTACTCGATCGCCGTCTGGATCCTGGTGAAGCTGGAGTGGGCGATCCTGGCCTACTTCCTCCTGGTGAACGGCTGGTACCTGGTCCTCCTGGCCAGCGCCGGGGTGGAGATGCGCCGCCACGTCCTCCTTTCGCGCGGGCAGGCGCGCTGGAAGATGCTGGGCTC
Coding sequences within:
- a CDS encoding HEAT repeat domain-containing protein, encoding MSSIRLLDLALVVIGVAWIASLVTIFGHGVAMALHERRSAPLMERGRMALAGVAVQPRVDRADEAFLRALPLRLQIRLFTELAPSIGGAQRRHLSALAREVGLVEGAERLCKSRKWWKRLRGIRLLTALGGGEDVVPPLFRDPHPAVRAEAAEWAGQNPTPGVIRRLILLLEYPEAVGSWVLRDSLIRIGPPAIDPLAAYLETHGGEQAEAALEVATGLADPRFAAAAERLCGDADPVCRARAVALAGAIGGDALVRRAVGLLDDAEPSVRAAAAAALGRLGHWPAAARLARMLRDPAWVVRSQSALAMRRLGSPGQLLLRRALDDRDRFAADIARQVLDMPETTTERDQWR